Part of the Methanorbis furvi genome is shown below.
AAACAGGGACACCGTGAACTCCCGCACTCGCCGATCGGTATCATCTGCATCTCAGCACTTCTGACATTCTGGATCTGGTTATTCTGTTTTGTGCTGTCATTTATTCCGTATCTCGAATTCCTGCGCGACAACCCTCTTATCTGGATATTCGGCGCGGCGTTTCTGCTTGGATGTTTCCTGCATCTGCTGGAGGATACCTGTGACAACTCAGGCATTCATTATCTCTATCCGTTTTCGTTCCGTCGCGTCCGGGGTACGGTTGCCAGTGACGGCAGTGACGTCAGGCCGAAGCTTTACTCCGTGATTTTACTGGTGGTTGCCGTTGTGTTGTTTTTCGGATTCCTGCTCAGCAAAATTGATGCATCGTATGCGTACTGGGCGGCATTTCTTGTGCCTGCTGCGCTCTGGATTGTGTTTCTGAAAATTTCCGGGGTGCCGGCAAAAAAAGTGGTATGGGAATAACATTCTAACCTTTCAGCACCAAATATTTACAGCATGTATCGCCTCGTCTGTGTTCACTGTGGTGCGGAGTATCCTCCGGACGCAATTGTGTACAACTGTGAGAAGTGCGGCCATCTTCTGGCCGTCAAATATGATCTCGATGAGATCACCATCACCCGCAAAGAACTGAACCAGCGCCCGATCTCGGTCTGGAGATACAAAGAGTTCCTGCCGGTCAGAATTGAACCGGTCACCCTGCAGGAGGGAGGAACTCCCTTGTACCATCTGAAAAAGATCGGTGAAGAGCTGGGGCTGCCGAATCTGTATGCAAAGCACGAGGGTATGAATCCGTCCGGCTCCTTTAAGGACCGCGGCATGACACTCGGTGTTTCGATGGCAAAACAGCTCGGCAAGAATATTGTTGCCTGTGCTTCAACCGGCAACACGTCTGCATCGATGGCAGTGTATGCAGCAAAGGCAGGAATGCCGTCGGTCGTTCTGCTGCCTGCAGGCCACGTGGCTCTCGGCAAGGTTGCCCAGGCACTGATGCATGGAGCGAAAGTCATCTCGATTCGCGGAAACTTTGACCGCGCTCTTGAGATGGTGCACGAGCTCTGTGTCAGCCACGGCATCTATCTGTTAAACTCCATCAACCCGTACCGGCTTGAGGGTCAGAAGACGATCGGTTTTGAGGCGGTTGATCAGCTTGGCTGTGTGCCGGACAGAATTGTTCTGCCGGTCGGCAATGCAGGAAACATCTCCGCGGTCTACAAGGGTCTGTGCGAGTGGCGCGATGTCGGTTTCATCGACACGCTGCCAATGATGACGGCCATTCAGGCCGAAGGCGCAATGCCTGTCGTCAACGCGATCAAAGGCAATCTGCCTGAAGTTGTTGTGGAGCAGAATCCTGAGACGGTTGCGTCCGCAATTCGTATCGGTGCTCCGGTAAACGCAGAGAAGGCTCTGCGTGCTATCCGCGAGACAAAGGGAACCGCAGAGTCCGTGACCGATGCAGAGATTCTTGCGATGCAGCGTGACCTTGCGCGCTATGAGGGTATCGGTGTTGAGCCGGCATCCGCTGCATCCGTTGCAGGTATCCGCAAGCTTGCCGAGCAGGGCATGCTTGATCCCAGCGAGAAAATTGTCTGTGTGGTTACCGGCCACCTGTTGAAGGATCCGGAAACGGTGATTAAGCAATGCGCTCCGCCAATCGAGATCGACCCGACCATCGAAGCACTGCTCTCCGTGCTGTAACTGCAGTACTGCTGATAGCTGCGCTGCTGGTGCTGCCGGTGTCCGCAAACTCTGTGGTGTATGCGGTGTCTGAAGACGGCAGCACGCTCTTCGCAGAGGCCTCTCTGGTAAACCAGAGCGGCTATCTGCTGATGTCTCCCGGTTTTATCGGGGAAGGCGGAGAGCTGAAGGCGAACAATGTTACGCTGACTGCGGAGAATGGAACAGTAGTAAATACTACGAAGAAAAATTCGATGGAGCTTACGTTTCCCGAAGGAAATTATACGCTGACCTATGATGCTCCTATTGACGGGAACCTCATCTATGCGCAGTATCTGGTGCCGTTCAATACAACCGTTCTGCTGCCGCCTGAGTTTCATACGAATAATCTGATTCTCGGACCGGTCAGAGATGGCGGTGTGACCTATACCGGAGACGAGGCAGCCGCTCTTCTTGAAGAGATGAGTGTTGATTCTGCAAACTACGGGACGGTCGTGGTCTGGACAGAGTCCAAAGATGTGGAGATGCGGTTTTATCCGGTAAGCTATGATACATTCTTTCCGATCTTTGTCGTGGTCTGGTTAGTTATCTTCGGCATTGCCGGATACCGGTACTGGCGTCTGCGAAGAAAACCAATCTATCCATAATTTTTTTTTGTTTTTTTAGTCCACAGAATTTTCACAGTTCAGTGTTTTTTCGTGAACCGCTCACGATTAAAAATCTAAAAAAGTTGTTGGGAAATTATCGCTGCGGCCCCATGGATACCTGTATGCCGCCTGTCTGAAGATTGTTCATTGCTTCAAGGCTTGTGTAGGTTCCCCATGCGGTGAAGGCGATCATGAGAATGATTGGGATCAGAATTGCGGTGAAGACTGCTGAGACAGGTACGTCTCCTGCTGCGGCACATC
Proteins encoded:
- a CDS encoding metal-dependent hydrolase; the protein is MKGSTHIMLSLLTGLVILAPIAGIIDWVWSIVILLGIFFGSIAPDVDKGRDSAIFHSAIPGAKGRRFFLTPVIGYFLYIFCYKPLSMVFVGIFGQKILPKQGHRELPHSPIGIICISALLTFWIWLFCFVLSFIPYLEFLRDNPLIWIFGAAFLLGCFLHLLEDTCDNSGIHYLYPFSFRRVRGTVASDGSDVRPKLYSVILLVVAVVLFFGFLLSKIDASYAYWAAFLVPAALWIVFLKISGVPAKKVVWE
- the thrC gene encoding threonine synthase, encoding MYRLVCVHCGAEYPPDAIVYNCEKCGHLLAVKYDLDEITITRKELNQRPISVWRYKEFLPVRIEPVTLQEGGTPLYHLKKIGEELGLPNLYAKHEGMNPSGSFKDRGMTLGVSMAKQLGKNIVACASTGNTSASMAVYAAKAGMPSVVLLPAGHVALGKVAQALMHGAKVISIRGNFDRALEMVHELCVSHGIYLLNSINPYRLEGQKTIGFEAVDQLGCVPDRIVLPVGNAGNISAVYKGLCEWRDVGFIDTLPMMTAIQAEGAMPVVNAIKGNLPEVVVEQNPETVASAIRIGAPVNAEKALRAIRETKGTAESVTDAEILAMQRDLARYEGIGVEPASAASVAGIRKLAEQGMLDPSEKIVCVVTGHLLKDPETVIKQCAPPIEIDPTIEALLSVL
- a CDS encoding DUF5803 family protein, giving the protein MRSANRDRPDHRSTALRAVTAVLLIAALLVLPVSANSVVYAVSEDGSTLFAEASLVNQSGYLLMSPGFIGEGGELKANNVTLTAENGTVVNTTKKNSMELTFPEGNYTLTYDAPIDGNLIYAQYLVPFNTTVLLPPEFHTNNLILGPVRDGGVTYTGDEAAALLEEMSVDSANYGTVVVWTESKDVEMRFYPVSYDTFFPIFVVVWLVIFGIAGYRYWRLRRKPIYP